GCAGCAGACCGATGTTCAATCCCCAGAAGGATATGCGAATGAATTTTTCAGGGCGGACCCATTGCTCGTCCGTAAGCACCTGCCGGAGTGATAGCACCAAGAGCGCCATGGCCAGCATTCCGAAAGCCCCCATGAAGGCCGCATGGCCATGGTTCGGCGTCAGCATGGTTCCGACTTCAAAGTAACTCACCACGGGAAGGTTGATGAGAAAGCCGAAAACCGCAGCTCCCAGAAAATTCCAGAAGCCCACGGCCATCAGGAAATAGAATGTCCATTTGTGAGGGATCACGATGCCTTTACCGCAGACCTCGCATTGCGTGCCCGTCAACTTGACAAAATCCCAGGCATCCAGCGTGAGAAGAGTGAGGGGAACGACTTCCATGGCGGAAAAAGTTGCTGCAAGGGCCATGGTCACATTGGACTGTCCCGTCCAGTACCAGTGATGTGCCGTTCCCACAATGCCGCTTCCCAGAAAAAGTATGGCGTCCAAGTAAATGATGCGCACAGCCGTCTTGCGGGCTACCATGCCGAGCTGGTAGAAGATGACGGCAACCAGCACGGTCACGAAAAGTTCGAAAAAACCTTCCACCCAGAGGTGGATGATCCAGAATCTCCACATATCCACGACGGAAAAATTGGACTTGCTGCCAAAGAAGAATGCTGGCAGGTAAAAGAAGGGGATGGCTATGGCCCCAAGCATGAAGAGCGTTGCGATTTCACTGCGTTCCTCGTCTTTTCTCGCGGGAGCCACGGCGCGATAGAGCAGGAAGAGCCAAAAGAGAAGTCCGATAGTCAACAGGACCTGCCACCCGCGTCCCAGATCCAGGAATTCCCAGCCCTGATGCCCAAACAAGAACCAGAGTTTTCCGAGAATTTGGCGAATGCCGAACATCTCCCCCAAAAGACTACCGACCACCACGAGGACCAGGGCCCAGAACAGTGCATTGATGCCCGCCACTTGTCCGTTGGGGTCTTTGCCTCCCAAGGAAGGAGCGAGCAGCAGGCCCCCGGCGACGTATGCCGTTGCAATCCAGAAAATGGCCAACTGGAGATGCCAAGTACGCACGAGGTTACTGGGAAGAATCCAGGAGAGATCGATGCCGTAAAAGTTTCCGGGATCGGCGCGGAAGTGAGCCGTCGCAGCGCCCACCAGCACCTGCGCCAAAAAGAGCAAAGAGACGATGACGAAATATTTGATTGTGGCCTTCTGGCTTTCCGTAGCCACCCCGGGAAGCAGGTGTGGATGAATGTGCACTCCTTCCCCATGGCCTTTCCAGCCCAGATAATCGAACCGGCCGAAAATAAAGAGCACCAGGGCCGTCGCGCCAAGAAGAGTAATGATGCTGAGGGCGCTCCACAAAACGGCATCCCGTGTGAGAGTATTTCCAACCAGAGGGTCATATGGGAAGTTGTTGGTATAGGAATAGGACTTCCCCGGCCGGTCCGCCACGGAGGCCCAGGCTGCCCAGGCAAAAAAAGCCGTGAGCTTCCGGATTTCCTCTTTGTCTTCGATATACTTCATGGGAAGGCCTCCACTGACGGTAGGTCCCGAGAAGTAATCGGTCCATTTGCCGATCTGTTTCCGGTATGAAGCCACCTCTGGCTCCGAAAAAATCAGCGTTTTGGTCTTGGGATCATAGCGGTTGGTTTTCAGAAGATTTTTTACTTCCGCTCCGAGCGCTTCCTTTTCGGTATCTGAAAGGGAGGCCGCATCCCTTTTGAAAAGTTTTTGAGCCAGGCTGTCACGTGCATCAACACCCAGAGTGTGGAGATATTCCGCCGAGAAATCGGGCCCGAGATAGGCTCCATGCCCCCAAATGGTGCCATTTTCCATGAGGCCGTACTTTAGAAAGACCTCCTGCCCTTCTGAAATGTCCCTACCGGTGAAAACCATTTCGCCCGATGGCGATACGATTCCCTCGGGAATGGGTGGCGCATCCCGGTAAGCTGTTGCAGAAATGTAGATCAGGATGGACATGCCAATCACGATGGTCCAGAAAACGCCATGCCGCCACCGGGGTGAAAGGGTTTGAAATGAGCTTTTTTTCAATTCCATTTCGATCCTTCCTTTCTTTTATGTGAGCATGTATTGACAATGAGAGATTTGAATCAAAACCATCCCTACTCAGACAAACCGGCTTGCAAGGTCCTCTCTTAGGCTCCTCCTTTTCCAATCGTGTCGTTGAAATGGCAATCTATTGCTTTTTGTGGCGATTTTCAAAAAATCGTCCCCTCGGATCAAGGACGCATTGATAAGCATTTTGAGGATAAGAACCGTATTCGATCGAAGAGGAGGGGGAGATCATCTTACAACATGATGAATATATATACCACCGGCATGCACACGATTGCAAATGCCCTTGAACTCCATAGGAACCACAGAGACACGGAGGGCATAGAGAAAGACTCTCAAATGAAATCCTTGTGTTCTCCGTGTCTCTGTGGTCGATGTGACAATGTCGCATTGTATATCCCCCTCTACCTGAGAGGGACATAACGAAGCGTGCATGAAGGTTTTTTCTATAAAACGGGGAATCCTGGAAGGAATCAGTGAAAATGCCAGCCAGCCAGTCTGTAAAGTTCATAAAAATGATGGACCGGGCCATGCCCCTTGCCGAGGGGCAGCCCCTGGCGGATAGCTCCCGTTATGTAGGATTTGGCCTGGGCCACGGCTTCTTCCACTGCAAGCCCGCGAGCCAGTCCTGCAGCGATGGCGGAAGCAAATGTACAGCCCGTTCCATGAGTGTGAGGGGTATCGTAACGGACATTGGAGTATTCACGAAAGTTCGTCCCATCGAAAAGCAGGTCCATGGGAGTTCCGGCCAAATGCCCCCCCTTGATCAAGACATAGCGCGGACCGAAGGATTTGATGCGCTTTGCAGCCTCT
This region of Desulforhabdus amnigena genomic DNA includes:
- a CDS encoding nitric-oxide reductase large subunit produces the protein MELKKSSFQTLSPRWRHGVFWTIVIGMSILIYISATAYRDAPPIPEGIVSPSGEMVFTGRDISEGQEVFLKYGLMENGTIWGHGAYLGPDFSAEYLHTLGVDARDSLAQKLFKRDAASLSDTEKEALGAEVKNLLKTNRYDPKTKTLIFSEPEVASYRKQIGKWTDYFSGPTVSGGLPMKYIEDKEEIRKLTAFFAWAAWASVADRPGKSYSYTNNFPYDPLVGNTLTRDAVLWSALSIITLLGATALVLFIFGRFDYLGWKGHGEGVHIHPHLLPGVATESQKATIKYFVIVSLLFLAQVLVGAATAHFRADPGNFYGIDLSWILPSNLVRTWHLQLAIFWIATAYVAGGLLLAPSLGGKDPNGQVAGINALFWALVLVVVGSLLGEMFGIRQILGKLWFLFGHQGWEFLDLGRGWQVLLTIGLLFWLFLLYRAVAPARKDEERSEIATLFMLGAIAIPFFYLPAFFFGSKSNFSVVDMWRFWIIHLWVEGFFELFVTVLVAVIFYQLGMVARKTAVRIIYLDAILFLGSGIVGTAHHWYWTGQSNVTMALAATFSAMEVVPLTLLTLDAWDFVKLTGTQCEVCGKGIVIPHKWTFYFLMAVGFWNFLGAAVFGFLINLPVVSYFEVGTMLTPNHGHAAFMGAFGMLAMALLVLSLRQVLTDEQWVRPEKFIRISFWGLNIGLLLMVLLSLFPGGVMQFWDVLTNGYWHARGLDYTSEHLVRLVEWMRMPGDVVFIVLGVVPAVLATALAYRYMWAANR